In a single window of the Acidobacteriota bacterium genome:
- a CDS encoding TolC family protein has product MEEVDRAVPETHFVIPSPTSYRRMSLLKKLSAFCSRSCNAAILAAGFFWLFAAGAAAQSVTPEPTPTPDPMPIAPVPNIQLRPMPSQDRIGIENGSGITLTLERAIEMALENNNDIEIARKTGRIGNFQIEVAKGAYDPVAAAESYYERLNIPTASLIGGAVNGSVTQTRLFGSAGIIGLSPWQGGDYSLLYNSSRTTTSNTNAFLNPQFPASLTFSYNQPLFRGRRIDGTRRQIEVARKNLEISEIQLRLQTTAVVTAVEAAYWDLTFALRNLQVQTDTLRQAREQFESNRRQVERGVLAPVELVASNAQVAGFEQAVFSAQENITRAENVLKTLLLPDRTSPEWRQTLTPVTPVDRSVPSVALEIALSDAFRNRPELEQFEKASDLNKIDERFFRDQAKPQIDLNGSYTAQGLSGTETPAAINPATGLSRVPPNLVGGYFTSLGNLLAQDYPSYRVGVTISIPFRNRTAKANLGRTLVEGERLAEQRAAAEQQIEAEVRNALQALRSASARLDSAIIARQAAEELYASEERQFRAGTTTFYLVLQRQSDLASARGRELQSRTDLNKAIAEFNRATGRTLSVNNISLR; this is encoded by the coding sequence ATGGAAGAAGTTGACCGGGCCGTTCCGGAAACTCACTTCGTTATTCCGTCGCCAACAAGCTACCGCAGAATGAGTCTCCTCAAAAAATTGTCGGCCTTCTGTAGTCGATCCTGCAACGCGGCAATATTGGCGGCGGGTTTTTTCTGGCTGTTCGCTGCGGGTGCTGCTGCTCAAAGCGTGACGCCTGAGCCGACCCCGACGCCCGACCCGATGCCGATCGCTCCGGTTCCCAATATTCAGCTCCGCCCGATGCCGTCGCAGGACCGCATCGGCATAGAGAATGGTAGCGGCATTACGCTTACGCTCGAACGTGCCATCGAAATGGCCCTCGAGAACAACAATGATATCGAGATAGCCAGAAAAACCGGCCGCATCGGGAATTTTCAGATCGAGGTTGCGAAGGGCGCTTATGATCCCGTCGCTGCTGCAGAGTCTTATTATGAGCGGCTCAATATCCCGACAGCGTCATTGATCGGCGGCGCCGTGAACGGGTCGGTCACTCAAACACGGCTTTTCGGATCGGCCGGCATTATTGGTCTTTCCCCTTGGCAGGGTGGAGATTATTCATTGCTTTATAATTCGTCCCGTACGACAACTAGCAATACAAATGCATTTCTCAACCCGCAATTTCCAGCCTCACTGACATTCAGCTACAACCAACCTCTGTTTCGCGGTCGTCGAATCGACGGAACCCGCCGACAGATCGAGGTCGCACGCAAGAATCTTGAGATCTCGGAAATACAGCTGCGTCTTCAGACGACCGCCGTCGTGACAGCGGTCGAAGCGGCATATTGGGACCTTACCTTTGCTTTGAGAAATCTGCAGGTGCAGACAGATACGCTGCGTCAGGCTAGGGAACAATTCGAGAGCAATCGACGTCAGGTGGAACGCGGCGTGCTGGCACCGGTCGAACTTGTCGCTTCAAATGCGCAGGTTGCGGGATTTGAGCAGGCAGTTTTTTCGGCTCAGGAAAATATCACAAGGGCAGAGAATGTGCTTAAAACGCTGTTGTTGCCTGACCGTACGTCACCCGAATGGCGGCAGACGCTCACACCGGTGACCCCGGTCGATCGCAGCGTTCCTTCGGTCGCGTTGGAGATCGCCTTGAGCGATGCATTTCGCAACCGTCCGGAACTCGAACAGTTCGAAAAGGCGTCCGATCTAAACAAGATCGATGAACGCTTTTTTCGCGATCAGGCAAAACCACAGATCGACCTAAACGGCTCTTACACGGCCCAAGGGCTTTCGGGCACAGAAACACCTGCTGCCATAAACCCTGCGACGGGCCTTAGCCGTGTTCCGCCAAATCTCGTTGGCGGATATTTTACGTCGCTGGGCAATCTGCTTGCACAGGACTATCCGTCATACCGCGTCGGCGTTACTATTTCGATCCCGTTCAGGAACCGTACGGCAAAGGCAAACCTTGGCCGTACGCTTGTCGAGGGCGAACGCCTCGCTGAACAGCGTGCCGCCGCAGAACAGCAGATCGAGGCCGAGGTGCGAAACGCTCTGCAGGCACTGCGATCGGCATCTGCACGACTCGATTCGGCGATCATTGCGCGCCAGGCAGCAGAGGAACTTTACGCCAGCGAAGAGCGTCAATTCCGAGCCGGAACAACCACCTTTTACCTTGTTCTGCAACGTCAATCGGACCTAGCCTCCGCCCGCGGCCGGGAACTCCAGTCCCGCACTGACCTCAATAAGGCCATCGCCGAATTCAACCGAGCCACCGGCCGAACGCTATCCGTCAATAATATTTCGCTCAGATAG
- a CDS encoding YtxH domain-containing protein — MIGGGIGAALALLFAPKRGIELRRDIANVTRKAYNSTLEMTQDLKQRSADFLHTAKEKVENVYDLASNKLGHAAEVSEDVVSEAKGSVTDGIERVQKESAATLNQAAQAASGRKGSNIV; from the coding sequence ATGATCGGCGGCGGCATCGGAGCTGCTCTTGCATTACTATTTGCACCGAAAAGGGGCATCGAGCTGCGTCGCGATATCGCCAATGTGACCCGAAAGGCCTATAACTCAACACTTGAGATGACACAGGATCTGAAGCAGCGATCAGCCGATTTTCTTCACACGGCTAAAGAAAAAGTCGAAAACGTCTACGATCTGGCATCGAACAAGCTCGGACACGCCGCCGAAGTCTCCGAAGATGTCGTCTCCGAAGCGAAAGGATCGGTGACCGACGGTATCGAACGAGTGCAGAAAGAATCTGCCGCGACTCTGAATCAGGCGGCACAGGCGGCAAGTGGAAGAAAAGGCTCGAATATCGTCTAA
- a CDS encoding Crp/Fnr family transcriptional regulator: MADPKDSLQNHLLSALPDEDFDRINSNLETVSLELGEALYESGDRMTHIYFPTTAIISLLYIMENGGTAEIGITGNNGLVGVALFMGGDTTSNRAVVQSAGKAVRMTADALRTEFKLGGVFQDVLLRYTQALLTQISQTAVCNRLHTVEQQLCRWLLINHDQLPADTLVMTHELIANMLGVRHEGVSIAAGNLQKLGLIEYARGAVHILDREGLEKVCCECYKVVSDEYDRLLGQYVRKNLRAISSKKLADKRS; the protein is encoded by the coding sequence ATTGCGGATCCCAAGGATTCGCTCCAAAATCATCTACTCTCAGCCCTTCCCGATGAAGATTTCGATCGGATAAATTCCAATTTGGAAACAGTTTCGCTCGAGCTTGGCGAGGCTCTTTACGAATCCGGCGACCGGATGACGCACATCTACTTTCCGACGACAGCGATCATATCGCTTCTCTACATAATGGAAAACGGCGGCACGGCAGAAATCGGCATCACCGGCAACAACGGCCTGGTTGGCGTTGCCCTGTTCATGGGTGGCGACACGACGTCTAACCGTGCGGTCGTTCAGAGTGCAGGCAAGGCCGTACGGATGACGGCGGACGCCTTGAGGACTGAATTCAAACTCGGCGGTGTTTTTCAGGACGTATTGCTTCGGTACACCCAGGCCTTGCTCACTCAGATATCACAGACCGCGGTTTGTAATCGGCTTCATACCGTCGAACAACAGCTCTGCAGATGGCTTCTGATCAATCACGATCAATTACCGGCCGACACGCTTGTGATGACGCACGAGCTGATAGCGAATATGCTCGGTGTTCGTCACGAGGGCGTTAGTATCGCTGCGGGAAATCTTCAAAAACTCGGCCTGATCGAATACGCACGCGGCGCGGTCCACATCCTCGACCGCGAAGGCCTTGAGAAAGTTTGCTGTGAATGTTACAAGGTCGTTTCGGATGAATACGACCGCCTGCTAGGGCAATATGTCCGCAAGAATCTTCGCGCTATTAGTTCAAAAAAGCTTGCTGACAAACGCAGTTGA
- a CDS encoding SH3 domain-containing protein encodes MTKDLLNLTIVIAILLVVGLGCSQLPITTTQQTQQSPPPAATPAQTPDEANEKLLEKLAELEKKIDDQQKQAKATPPPVIRTATTAWVNSPGDGFLALRSDPSADVGYRILQIPHGAEVRVISCQDRSIRIGGRSGRWCRVRYDGTTGWAFDGWLVY; translated from the coding sequence ATGACGAAGGATCTCTTAAATCTGACAATTGTGATAGCAATACTGCTCGTGGTCGGCTTAGGCTGCAGCCAACTTCCTATAACCACTACACAGCAAACACAACAGTCGCCGCCGCCCGCCGCAACACCCGCGCAGACGCCTGACGAAGCAAATGAAAAATTGCTGGAGAAGTTGGCCGAACTTGAGAAGAAGATCGACGACCAGCAAAAACAGGCAAAAGCTACGCCCCCGCCCGTGATCCGAACCGCTACGACGGCATGGGTCAATTCTCCTGGCGATGGCTTCTTGGCGCTCCGCAGCGATCCGAGCGCAGATGTCGGCTACCGGATACTACAGATCCCGCACGGCGCTGAGGTTCGAGTTATTAGCTGTCAGGATCGCTCTATCAGGATCGGCGGAAGGTCAGGCCGTTGGTGCCGAGTACGATATGACGGCACAACTGGATGGGCATTCGATGGCTGGCTTGTGTATTGA
- a CDS encoding type IV pilus twitching motility protein PilT, with protein MDELFTKMEALGASDLHLSVSMPPMVRKDGKMKPLEDGQPALTDDAMKSLLTSIMPAKNQEEFAVRNDTDFAYEIPGLARFRCNVFRDRKGMGGVFRIIPTKILTAEQLGLSKAIMDLCSLSKGLVVVTGPTGSGKSTTLCAMIDSINMNREDHIITIEDPIEFVHDNQKCLVNQREVHNHTDSFKDALRAALREDPDILLVGEMRDLETISIAIETAETGHLVFGTLHTTTAASTVDRIIDQFPTDRQQQIRVMLSESLKGVIAQTLLPKKGGGRVAALEVLIVTPAISNLIREGKTFQIPSAMQTGKNHGMVMLNDALFEHVQAGTVEPRDAYIKAVDKAGFETMLTRGGFKI; from the coding sequence ATGGATGAGCTCTTCACAAAGATGGAAGCCCTAGGAGCTTCCGACCTGCATCTTTCTGTTTCAATGCCTCCGATGGTTCGGAAGGATGGAAAGATGAAACCGCTTGAAGATGGACAGCCAGCATTGACCGATGACGCAATGAAGAGCCTGCTGACGTCGATCATGCCGGCGAAAAATCAGGAAGAATTTGCCGTCCGCAACGATACGGATTTCGCCTACGAAATTCCCGGCCTCGCACGTTTTCGCTGCAATGTATTTCGCGACCGCAAGGGCATGGGCGGAGTTTTCCGCATTATCCCGACAAAGATCCTGACCGCCGAGCAACTCGGTCTTTCTAAAGCGATCATGGACCTTTGCTCGCTCTCGAAAGGCCTAGTGGTCGTTACCGGACCGACAGGTTCGGGCAAATCGACCACGCTTTGCGCAATGATCGATTCGATCAATATGAATCGAGAGGACCATATCATCACGATCGAAGATCCGATCGAGTTCGTCCACGATAATCAAAAATGTCTCGTCAATCAGCGCGAGGTCCACAACCACACTGATTCGTTCAAAGACGCGTTGCGGGCTGCACTCCGCGAAGACCCGGACATTCTGCTGGTTGGTGAGATGCGAGACCTTGAGACGATCTCAATTGCGATAGAAACTGCCGAGACAGGTCACCTCGTTTTCGGTACGCTGCATACGACGACCGCGGCATCGACGGTTGACCGCATCATCGATCAGTTCCCCACCGACCGTCAGCAGCAGATACGCGTAATGTTGTCTGAATCACTGAAAGGCGTGATCGCACAGACGCTGCTGCCCAAAAAAGGCGGTGGACGCGTTGCGGCACTCGAAGTTCTCATCGTGACGCCCGCTATCAGCAATTTGATACGTGAGGGGAAGACGTTCCAAATACCATCTGCGATGCAGACAGGCAAGAATCACGGAATGGTCATGCTCAACGATGCTCTTTTCGAACACGTCCAGGCGGGCACGGTAGAACCCCGAGACGCTTACATCAAAGCCGTCGATAAAGCCGGCTTTGAGACAATGCTAACTCGCGGCGGATTCAAGATATAA